The following proteins are encoded in a genomic region of Maylandia zebra isolate NMK-2024a linkage group LG1, Mzebra_GT3a, whole genome shotgun sequence:
- the anp32a gene encoding acidic leucine-rich nuclear phosphoprotein 32 family member A isoform X2, whose translation MDMKKRIHLELRNRTPSDVKELVLDNCRSNEGKIEGLTDEFEELEFLSTINVGLTTVAHLPKLNKLKKLELSDNRISGGLEVLAEKCPNLTHLNLSGNKIKDLSTIEPLKELGTLKSLDLFNCEVTNLNEYRDNVFKLLPQLTYLDGYDKDDKEAPDSDAEVYAEGLDDDEEDEDDVDDEEYDEDAAPGDEEEEEGEDEEEENEEEEEEDLSGEEEEEDDLNDREVDDEDDEEERGQKRKRDLDEEGEEDDDD comes from the exons ATGGACATGAAGAAAAGAATTCACCTAGAGTTGCGGAACCGCACTCCGTCAGAC GTCAAAGAACTAGTGCTAGACAACTGTCGCTCAAATGAAGGCAAGATCGAGGGTCTAACAGACGAGTTTGAGGAGCTGGAGTTTCTAAGCACAATCAATGTTGGTCTGACGACAGTTGCCCACTTGCCGAAgctaaataaactcaaaaag CTTGAACTCAGCGATAACAGGATCTCAGGAGGGTTGGAAGTTCTGGCGGAGAAGTGCCCCAATCTCACACATCTAAACCTCAGTGGCAACAAGATTAAAGACCTCAGCACAATAGAACCACTG AAAGAACTGGGgaccctgaaaagcctagatcTGTTTAACTGTGAAGTGACAAACCTGAACGAATACAGAGACAACGTGTTCAAGCTATTACCCCAGCTCACGTACCTGGATGGGTATGACAAAGATGACAAAGAAGCACCCGATTCTGATGCTGAGGTCTATGCAGAGGGCttggatgatgatgaggaagaTGAAGATG ATGTAGATGATGAGGAGTATGATGAAGATGCAGCACCgggagatgaggaggaggaggaaggagaggatgaagaagaggagaatgaagaagaagaagaggaagacctcagtgGAGAG gaggaagaggaggatgatTTGAATGACAGAGAGGTTGACGATGAAGATGACGAAG AAGAGCGAGGTCAGAAGAGAAAAAGGGACCTGGATGAAGAAGGGGAGGAAGATGATGACGATTGA
- the anp32a gene encoding acidic leucine-rich nuclear phosphoprotein 32 family member A isoform X1 codes for MDMKKRIHLELRNRTPSDVKELVLDNCRSNEGKIEGLTDEFEELEFLSTINVGLTTVAHLPKLNKLKKLELSDNRISGGLEVLAEKCPNLTHLNLSGNKIKDLSTIEPLKELGTLKSLDLFNCEVTNLNEYRDNVFKLLPQLTYLDGYDKDDKEAPDSDAEVYAEGLDDDEEDEDDVDDEEYDEDAAPGDEEEEEGEDEEEENEEEEEEDLSGEEEEEDDLNDREVDDEDDEEEERGQKRKRDLDEEGEEDDDD; via the exons ATGGACATGAAGAAAAGAATTCACCTAGAGTTGCGGAACCGCACTCCGTCAGAC GTCAAAGAACTAGTGCTAGACAACTGTCGCTCAAATGAAGGCAAGATCGAGGGTCTAACAGACGAGTTTGAGGAGCTGGAGTTTCTAAGCACAATCAATGTTGGTCTGACGACAGTTGCCCACTTGCCGAAgctaaataaactcaaaaag CTTGAACTCAGCGATAACAGGATCTCAGGAGGGTTGGAAGTTCTGGCGGAGAAGTGCCCCAATCTCACACATCTAAACCTCAGTGGCAACAAGATTAAAGACCTCAGCACAATAGAACCACTG AAAGAACTGGGgaccctgaaaagcctagatcTGTTTAACTGTGAAGTGACAAACCTGAACGAATACAGAGACAACGTGTTCAAGCTATTACCCCAGCTCACGTACCTGGATGGGTATGACAAAGATGACAAAGAAGCACCCGATTCTGATGCTGAGGTCTATGCAGAGGGCttggatgatgatgaggaagaTGAAGATG ATGTAGATGATGAGGAGTATGATGAAGATGCAGCACCgggagatgaggaggaggaggaaggagaggatgaagaagaggagaatgaagaagaagaagaggaagacctcagtgGAGAG gaggaagaggaggatgatTTGAATGACAGAGAGGTTGACGATGAAGATGACGAAG AAGAAGAGCGAGGTCAGAAGAGAAAAAGGGACCTGGATGAAGAAGGGGAGGAAGATGATGACGATTGA